One Salvelinus namaycush isolate Seneca chromosome 4, SaNama_1.0, whole genome shotgun sequence genomic window carries:
- the LOC120046123 gene encoding metastasis-associated protein MTA1-like, with amino-acid sequence MIRKRRPNLIDAPDDSFFFVSRETRRVRWLLSRSQLRRACRQPCEQITLRRASQAPPQGPLLAPPHPHPSLRMRGPIVIHN; translated from the exons ATGATTAGGAAGAGACGCCCAAACTTGATCGATGCCCCCGATGACAGCTTCTTCTTTGTCTCCCGGGAGACCAG GAGGGTCAGGTGGCTGCTGTCTCGGTCCCAGCTGAGGCGCGCCTGTCGACAGCCCTGTGAGCAGATCACCCTGCGCAGGGCATCCCAGGCACCACCACAGGGGCCGCTCCTCGCCcctccacacccccaccccagccTCCGGATGAGGGGACCCATTGTCATCCAcaactga